ACTCTACTCACTTGCATCCTCGCACATAGATCACGAAGTTCTAAAATTCTTCACGCTACATTGCGTTATATCTTAGCATACGATCAAAATGAAAACAATGAACTCTATGAAAaatctcaaactctcaaacgtCCATCATTTTGGATTAACACCCATAAAGAACCCAAAAGGCTGAAGAATAACAAATAGAGACTGGCCAAAGCAATGACTTTGTTGCATTTCATATTCAAGTCAAAACATAATCCCTTCAGAGTTAATTCCactcacacacacacaaaaaaaaagcaaaactaGAAATACTCTCACAATAAACCCTAATGACTAGTGAATAAACTAACTCAAAGCGTTCTCAGAAGCCAAGCTTGGTACGACGCCAGTGCCTGCGCTTAGCGTTGTACCTATAAATCCCCAAACGTATTTAGACGATATTAGCCAACGATTATTGGTTTTGTGAAATAGTCCAATATAAttgaactttttttaaaaaaaaaaaaaaaacctgatGGTGTTGTCGGTGCGCATGCGAATCCAATGAGGGATAGGCCTGTTCTGCCTCATCTTTTTCGCCAGCTTATTCTTAATCTTGAAAGTCTTGTGCGACGGCTACATTTTTTGCACATAAATTTGCAGAATCAGACAACTTAAGCAAAAGCATACAACGATAATAtctatatagagagagaggtaCCATTTTGTAATATTCTTCTTctagccgaaagcttgcctgcCAAGGTGAGTTTTGAGTCCCTGCAGCGCTTGAAGCGGCGGTGTCTGAAACCCTGGCGCGGGGGAAGTGGTTTTATTACATACGTATGGTTAATGTAGGATTCATCGTGATCGTCTCTCTTATTTCTCTTGAAGTAATTTTGACCGTTGGATTGCCGTAACAGTATTACTCATTTACTGCATACCGACCTAAACGTCTtgggaaaaaaaattacagaaaaCATGTTCATCTCAATTAAATTTGTTTAATTAGAAAATGGAAAACAAAtttcttgtttttcatattttttattatattaaaaaattaaaaatacaattttttatttaaaaactataaactctatctataaataaattttatataaaaaatatatatatttgaatatgcattttttattttaaattaatatatacacataaatttttttatattaatttaatataaaaattatgatgGATAATATCAAAAcacattttctataaaaaatataattttattataatttataatttttcaaaaacaacgtatttattttgaaaatatatttataatttgaaatacaattttttatttgaaaatatatttataaaaaacatatttttaatttgaaataatttttaaaattacataaaatgaatgagtttttctatttttcatacataacaaattaaaaaataaaaaataaaaacaaaaaattattttccataaCAAAATCCATCCAAAAATTTTATTACcataactattaaaataaaatatagacgGTATATGTATCGAATAATGTAAATTGTGAATTTGTGGAAATACGACATATTACGGTCCATAAGACCTCCAAAGA
This is a stretch of genomic DNA from Manihot esculenta cultivar AM560-2 chromosome 2, M.esculenta_v8, whole genome shotgun sequence. It encodes these proteins:
- the LOC110610123 gene encoding 60S ribosomal protein L39, with protein sequence MPSHKTFKIKNKLAKKMRQNRPIPHWIRMRTDNTIRYNAKRRHWRRTKLGF